The following proteins are encoded in a genomic region of Streptococcus gwangjuense:
- a CDS encoding T7SS effector LXG polymorphic toxin, translating into MSYNIKFDDITSVQVESQKTINAWGESVASLNKAMTDFINNQNLQGQAISSMRRYLVEVHGTLLQTLVNLMNDYSTNLLLYKDGYYQIDGDLHTKLPSKVFTNLHSALKSSRDDLKSEIEVLNTTRDKISDLVSYSGSSHTSTVMNYNFLMNQVKNLDNSIIQYESNHASQDLVAFKELLSATKALIAEHAGKTRTVGTYQSGDFAKLQSVQRFAIAYQQATKQMESRVERVQAAQERDKARFEALAAEDRAKNGWKDMAVSALTIIVGVTAIVVTLGSATPLVVAGGIVGLGTTAYGASNMYEADQDIKLGNAGDIQTKAGNPIRDTLFMGNDKLYHDVGNIFVTASAIMIPIGQTQSVVKGVTQFAIGEAGAYTAGQVAYHGTKLLGGSEEDAQTANFIGNIVGGYAVSSATSKFSLNKVKDAFSTNTKKYTLNSDRLSNLELYTSPEIKAKINKAGYSLEDFSNLVDADTTLSAKTDAFVKAVRKEIGIPAPKTKMNKTIPTEFVESYLSGERNSFAGFVSVDEHSKSLTTLPEIVEGNRLDYPNTPFDLEKTKTYAKISFFLDEADKLDIPFGELDNASYPFTGRGFTGSKNIILPEYKLMEEHVFKNGDMISIFESKTGKVMKQYGFTKDKGWIVLE; encoded by the coding sequence ATGAGTTACAATATAAAATTTGATGATATTACCTCTGTTCAGGTGGAAAGTCAAAAAACGATAAATGCTTGGGGAGAGTCCGTTGCGAGCCTAAACAAGGCCATGACAGACTTCATCAACAATCAAAATCTCCAAGGTCAGGCCATCTCGAGTATGCGCCGTTACCTAGTAGAGGTGCATGGGACTCTTCTTCAGACTCTGGTCAACCTGATGAATGACTACTCAACTAACCTCCTACTGTACAAGGATGGTTACTACCAGATTGATGGTGATCTTCATACAAAGCTTCCAAGTAAGGTATTTACAAACCTTCATAGTGCTTTAAAGAGCTCACGGGACGATTTGAAGAGTGAGATTGAGGTCTTGAACACGACTAGGGACAAGATTTCAGACTTGGTGAGCTATTCAGGAAGCAGTCATACCAGTACGGTCATGAACTATAACTTTCTCATGAATCAGGTCAAGAACTTGGACAACTCGATCATCCAGTATGAAAGTAATCATGCGAGTCAGGATTTGGTTGCCTTTAAGGAACTCTTGTCGGCGACCAAGGCCTTGATCGCAGAGCATGCAGGGAAGACACGGACTGTAGGGACTTATCAGTCGGGTGATTTCGCCAAACTCCAGTCTGTCCAACGCTTTGCGATAGCCTACCAACAGGCAACCAAGCAGATGGAGAGTCGTGTTGAACGCGTACAAGCTGCCCAGGAGAGAGACAAGGCTCGTTTTGAAGCCTTGGCTGCAGAGGATCGAGCCAAGAACGGTTGGAAAGACATGGCTGTTAGCGCATTGACTATCATTGTCGGAGTGACAGCCATCGTAGTTACATTGGGCTCTGCGACTCCTTTAGTTGTTGCAGGCGGTATCGTGGGTCTTGGGACAACAGCCTATGGGGCTTCTAATATGTATGAGGCTGATCAGGATATCAAACTTGGGAATGCAGGGGATATTCAGACTAAAGCAGGAAATCCCATCAGAGATACGCTTTTCATGGGGAATGACAAGCTGTATCATGATGTTGGGAATATCTTTGTGACGGCGAGTGCTATCATGATTCCCATAGGGCAGACTCAGAGCGTTGTCAAGGGGGTGACCCAGTTTGCGATAGGGGAAGCAGGCGCCTATACAGCGGGTCAGGTAGCCTATCATGGGACTAAGCTCCTAGGTGGTAGTGAGGAAGATGCCCAAACCGCAAACTTTATCGGGAATATCGTAGGAGGCTATGCGGTCTCTTCAGCAACCAGCAAGTTTAGTCTCAATAAGGTGAAAGATGCCTTTTCTACGAATACAAAAAAATACACTCTGAATAGTGATCGATTATCAAATCTAGAACTATATACATCTCCAGAAATAAAAGCTAAAATCAATAAGGCGGGTTATAGCCTGGAGGACTTTTCGAACTTAGTAGATGCAGATACGACTTTATCAGCTAAAACAGATGCCTTTGTCAAAGCTGTTCGCAAAGAGATTGGTATACCAGCTCCTAAAACCAAGATGAATAAAACGATACCTACAGAGTTTGTTGAATCATATCTCAGCGGAGAACGTAATTCTTTTGCAGGTTTTGTCTCGGTTGATGAGCATTCAAAATCATTAACTACTCTTCCAGAAATAGTTGAAGGAAATCGATTAGACTACCCCAATACTCCTTTTGACTTAGAAAAAACCAAGACCTATGCGAAGATATCATTTTTCTTGGATGAAGCAGATAAGCTAGATATTCCATTTGGTGAACTTGATAATGCGAGTTATCCTTTTACAGGTCGAGGTTTTACAGGTTCTAAGAATATCATATTACCGGAGTATAAATTGATGGAAGAACATGTATTTAAGAATGGAGATATGATAAGCATTTTTGAAAGTAAAACTGGTAAAGTTATGAAACAATACGGTTTTACTAAAGATAAAGGCTGGATAGTATTGGAATGA
- the prfB gene encoding peptide chain release factor 2 (programmed frameshift): protein MDISEIRQKIDANREKLASFRGSLDLEGLEEEIAILENKMTEPDFWNDNIAAQKTSQELNELKNTYNTFHKMEELQDEVEILLDFLAEDESVHEELVEQLSELDKMMTSYEMTLLLSEPYDHNNAILEIHPGSGGTEAQDWGDMLLRMYTRYGNAKGFKVEVLDYQAGDEAGIKSVTLSFEGPNAYGLLKSEMGVHRLVRISPFDSAKRRHTSFTSVEVMPELDDTIEVEIREDDIKMDTFRSGGAGGQNVNKVSTGVRLTHIPTGIVVQSTVDRTQYGNRDRAMKMLQAKLYQMEQEKKAAEVDSLKGEKKEITWGSQIRSYVFTPYTMVKDHRTSFEVAQVDKVMDGDLDGFIDAYLKWRIS from the exons ATGGACATTTCAGAAATTCGTCAGAAAATTGACGCCAATCGTGAAAAATTAGCTTCTTTCAGGGGGTCTCTT GACCTCGAAGGTTTAGAGGAAGAGATTGCCATCTTGGAAAACAAGATGACAGAACCTGATTTTTGGAACGATAATATCGCGGCCCAAAAAACGTCGCAAGAATTAAATGAATTAAAAAACACCTACAACACCTTCCACAAAATGGAAGAGTTGCAGGATGAAGTTGAAATTTTATTAGACTTTTTAGCTGAAGATGAGTCGGTGCATGAAGAATTGGTTGAACAGTTGTCAGAACTGGATAAGATGATGACCAGTTACGAGATGACCTTGCTCTTGTCAGAACCTTATGACCATAATAATGCGATTTTGGAAATCCATCCAGGATCCGGTGGTACTGAGGCTCAGGACTGGGGTGATATGTTGCTTCGTATGTACACTCGCTATGGAAATGCTAAAGGCTTTAAAGTGGAAGTATTGGATTACCAAGCAGGAGATGAAGCTGGTATTAAGTCAGTAACCCTATCATTTGAAGGACCTAATGCCTATGGTCTTCTCAAGTCAGAAATGGGGGTACACCGTTTGGTGCGAATTTCACCATTTGACTCTGCTAAACGTCGCCATACCTCTTTCACATCTGTAGAAGTGATGCCAGAATTAGATGATACCATTGAAGTGGAAATCCGTGAAGATGATATCAAGATGGATACCTTCCGTTCAGGTGGTGCTGGTGGACAAAACGTCAATAAAGTTTCCACAGGTGTACGTTTAACACATATTCCTACTGGAATTGTTGTCCAATCAACGGTTGATCGTACCCAGTATGGAAATAGAGATCGAGCTATGAAGATGTTGCAGGCTAAGCTCTATCAAATGGAGCAAGAAAAGAAAGCTGCGGAAGTCGATTCCCTCAAGGGTGAGAAAAAGGAAATCACATGGGGAAGCCAAATCCGTTCATATGTTTTCACGCCTTATACTATGGTAAAAGATCATCGAACTAGCTTTGAAGTTGCGCAGGTAGATAAGGTTATGGATGGGGACCTAGATGGTTTTATCGATGCCTACCTCAAGTGGCGAATCAGCTAA
- a CDS encoding YwqH-like family protein, with protein sequence MGQIDYDQIYYLQGRVNAYSTSISSAQSRITTIDEQLERLRTAKKSVGEIQKKVYYTKKKIIRKNYQPTWQGKQKDDFTKQWETFSSDYTSFQTEMNTFYDAICDEITRLENQKIEENGLIGCLQSLKNSLENSIEKLLHTKEG encoded by the coding sequence ATGGGGCAAATAGACTATGATCAAATCTATTATCTTCAAGGTAGAGTGAATGCCTACTCCACCAGCATCTCCTCTGCCCAATCACGGATTACGACTATCGATGAACAGTTGGAACGTCTTCGCACGGCCAAGAAGTCTGTAGGGGAAATTCAAAAAAAGGTTTATTATACTAAAAAAAAGATTATTAGGAAAAATTATCAGCCTACTTGGCAAGGCAAACAAAAGGATGATTTCACCAAGCAGTGGGAAACCTTCTCTAGTGACTACACGAGTTTTCAAACGGAGATGAATACCTTCTATGATGCCATCTGTGATGAAATCACTAGGTTGGAAAATCAAAAGATTGAAGAAAATGGCCTTATTGGCTGTCTTCAGAGTTTGAAGAATAGTTTGGAAAATTCCATCGAGAAGCTACTACATACGAAGGAGGGGTAA
- a CDS encoding T7SS effector LXG polymorphic toxin, translated as MRTYLVEVHGTLLQTLVNLMNDYSTNLLLYKDGYYQIDGDLHTKLPGQVFTNLHSNLKSSRDDLKGEIEVLNTTKDKISDLVSYEGSSHTSTVMNYNFLMNQLKNLDTSITQYESNHASQDLVAFKELLSATKALVAEHAGKTRTVGTYQSGDFAKLQSVQRFAIAYKQATQQMESRVERVQAAQERDKVRFEALARSDKGWKDMAVSALTIIVGVTAIVVTLGSATPLVVAGGIVGLGTTAYGASNMYEADQDIKLGNAGDIQTKAGNPIRDTLFMGNDKLYHDVGNIFVTASAIMIPIGQTQSVVKGLTQFAIGEAGAYTAGQVAYHGTKLLGGSEEDAQTANFIGNIVGGYAVASAASKFSLNKVKTQFSTEWNEYLNEFPKIEVDKNQVDEILRISPNPDDGVFRPNPRKYLPKEYRQAHKELFDNGVAAFVKDDFFIQKFGNFGREDGAFVFPKDVAKAMIKEADGNPRKLEALLGLDEGSLGDSPKLVLPQEVHNYRIPDGNEGGSRANPQWRPGGKTYPGGVPEAVIDPVPKDKVTLVDIW; from the coding sequence ATGCGCACCTACCTAGTAGAGGTGCATGGGACTCTCCTTCAGACTCTGGTCAACCTGATGAATGACTACTCAACCAATCTCCTACTGTACAAGGACGGCTACTACCAGATTGATGGTGACCTTCATACAAAGCTACCTGGTCAGGTGTTTACAAACCTTCATAGTAATTTAAAGAGTTCACGGGACGATTTGAAGGGTGAGATTGAGGTCTTGAACACGACCAAGGACAAGATTTCAGACTTGGTGAGCTACGAAGGAAGCAGTCATACCAGTACAGTCATGAACTATAACTTCCTCATGAACCAGCTCAAGAACTTGGATACCTCCATCACTCAGTATGAAAGTAATCATGCGAGTCAGGATTTGGTTGCCTTTAAGGAACTCTTGTCTGCGACCAAGGCCTTGGTCGCAGAGCACGCAGGGAAGACACGTACGGTAGGGACTTATCAGTCAGGAGATTTTGCCAAACTCCAGTCTGTTCAACGCTTTGCGATAGCTTACAAACAGGCGACCCAGCAGATGGAGAGTCGTGTTGAACGCGTACAAGCAGCTCAGGAGCGGGACAAGGTCCGTTTTGAAGCCTTGGCTCGATCAGATAAGGGTTGGAAAGACATGGCTGTTAGCGCATTGACTATCATTGTCGGAGTGACAGCCATCGTAGTTACATTGGGCTCTGCGACTCCTTTAGTTGTTGCAGGCGGTATAGTGGGTCTTGGGACAACAGCCTATGGGGCTTCTAATATGTATGAGGCTGATCAGGATATCAAACTTGGGAATGCAGGGGATATTCAGACTAAAGCAGGAAATCCCATCAGAGATACGCTTTTCATGGGCAATGACAAGCTGTATCATGATGTTGGGAATATCTTTGTGACGGCGAGTGCTATCATGATTCCCATAGGGCAGACTCAGAGCGTTGTCAAGGGCTTGACCCAGTTTGCGATAGGGGAAGCAGGTGCCTATACAGCGGGTCAGGTTGCCTATCATGGGACTAAGCTCCTAGGTGGTAGTGAGGAAGACGCTCAAACCGCAAACTTTATCGGGAATATCGTAGGTGGCTATGCGGTAGCTTCAGCAGCCAGCAAGTTTAGTCTCAATAAGGTGAAAACTCAGTTCTCTACGGAATGGAATGAATATTTAAATGAATTCCCAAAAATTGAAGTTGATAAAAATCAAGTAGATGAGATTCTTAGAATAAGTCCTAATCCTGATGATGGCGTATTTAGACCTAACCCTCGGAAATATCTTCCTAAAGAATACAGACAGGCTCACAAGGAATTATTTGATAATGGAGTTGCAGCCTTTGTAAAAGATGATTTCTTCATCCAGAAATTTGGTAATTTTGGTCGAGAAGATGGAGCTTTTGTTTTTCCAAAAGATGTAGCAAAGGCCATGATTAAAGAGGCTGATGGAAATCCGAGAAAATTAGAGGCTTTATTGGGATTGGATGAGGGAAGTTTAGGAGACTCTCCTAAACTGGTTCTTCCGCAGGAAGTACATAATTACAGAATTCCTGATGGAAATGAGGGAGGATCACGTGCTAATCCACAGTGGCGACCAGGAGGGAAAACATACCCTGGAGGAGTTCCTGAAGCAGTAATAGACCCGGTTCCAAAAGATAAGGTAACATTAGTAGATATTTGGTAA
- the ftsE gene encoding cell division ATP-binding protein FtsE, which yields MSIIEMRDVVKKYDNGTTALRGVSVTVEPGEFAYIVGPSGAGKSTFIRALYREVKIEKGSLTVAGFNLVKIKKKDVPLLRRSVGVVFQDYKLLPKKTVYENIAYAMEVIGESRRNIKKRVMEVLDLVGLKHKVRSFPNELSGGEQQRIAIARAIVNNPKVLIADEPTGNLDPDNSWEIMNLLERINLQGTTVLMATHNSQIVNTLRHRVIAIENGRVVRDEAKGEYGYDD from the coding sequence ATGTCAATCATTGAAATGAGAGATGTCGTCAAAAAGTATGATAATGGAACGACAGCTTTGCGAGGTGTCTCAGTCACTGTTGAACCCGGGGAATTTGCCTATATCGTAGGTCCGTCAGGAGCTGGGAAATCAACATTTATTAGAGCTTTGTACCGTGAAGTAAAAATCGAAAAAGGAAGCTTAACTGTTGCTGGTTTTAATCTGGTTAAAATTAAAAAGAAAGATGTCCCTCTCCTACGTCGTAGTGTTGGGGTTGTCTTCCAAGATTATAAACTGTTACCAAAGAAAACCGTTTATGAAAATATTGCTTATGCAATGGAAGTTATTGGTGAGAGCCGCCGTAATATCAAAAAACGTGTTATGGAAGTTTTAGACTTGGTTGGATTGAAGCATAAGGTTCGTTCTTTCCCAAATGAACTTTCAGGGGGAGAACAGCAACGGATTGCGATAGCACGTGCCATTGTAAACAATCCAAAAGTATTGATTGCGGACGAACCAACAGGAAACTTGGACCCAGATAATTCATGGGAAATTATGAACTTGCTGGAACGCATCAATCTCCAAGGTACAACTGTCTTGATGGCTACCCACAACAGTCAGATTGTAAATACCTTGCGCCACCGTGTCATTGCCATTGAAAATGGCCGTGTCGTTCGTGACGAAGCTAAAGGAGAATATGGATACGATGATTAG
- a CDS encoding TIGR04197 family type VII secretion effector: MYGTIQLSEVLFNSHIGSLSKAKASLAGVGKPSFNTTATSKGLDLYQEQFNELHQLVKTYAILLETDIALMAGTGKEMHRTDSVLGQNMFPGLQ, from the coding sequence ATGTATGGAACGATTCAATTATCCGAGGTTCTGTTTAACTCGCACATCGGTAGCCTGTCTAAAGCCAAGGCTAGTTTGGCAGGAGTTGGGAAACCAAGTTTTAATACGACAGCTACATCGAAAGGATTGGACTTGTATCAGGAACAATTCAATGAACTCCACCAGTTGGTGAAGACCTATGCGATCTTGCTGGAGACAGATATCGCTTTGATGGCAGGCACAGGGAAAGAGATGCATCGGACAGATAGTGTCCTGGGTCAAAACATGTTTCCTGGTTTGCAGTAG
- a CDS encoding T7SS effector LXG polymorphic toxin: protein MSYKIKFDDITSVQVESQKTMNAWEEAIASLNKAMSDFINNQNLQGQAISSMRTYLVEVHGTLLQTLVNLMNDYSTNLLLYKDGYYQIDGDLHTKLPSKVFTNLHSALKSSRDDLKGEIELLNTTKDKISDLVSYEGSSHTSTVMNYNFLMNQLKNLDTSITQYESNHASQDLVAFKELLSATKALVAEHAGKTRTVGTYQSGDFAKLQSVQRFAIAYKQATQQMESRVERVQAAQERDKVRFEALATEDRAKNGWKDLAIGVVTVAIGALAIWATMGAATPLVVGAGLTAGIGTAAYGASNAGEGIHNIQLGNAGDAHTKSYNLIRDTLFMGNDKLYHDVGNVFVTASAIMIPIGQTQSAVKGLTQFAIGEAGAYTAGQVAYHGTKLLGGSEEDAQTANFIGNIVGGYAVSSAASKFSLNNVKNNVSEQNFANYREFSTTKIDDFKTNFKDVETRITVETRNVADEIQRIQLKAVGVDETGKIRIQDYTTAKDGLSIKRQDILDNLSKYGGTIVGEGKGRFTGGTKIEPGTRIDVISKPTDSFTIEKVSSFDKVKQYTSELYKTDLSLEEKVQKLQKYFTELDDKVDINVPSDAQYVKSIEDGWISYDWPERLGFKKGTVHPITRTSGLPERWDRFGHMGGGNFSDIPSEGPYTYSQRSIPYVENLKAYHNGNFKTDSYFDKIDAISEGDIKIFNRILREEGIEGVSQDQFLELSDKYRKYISDTSTSLSMSSDDIKYGVHGKAAEWGDMSGGAEQIVTPFGGIDMLNMGMMEEFK from the coding sequence ATGAGTTACAAGATAAAATTTGATGATATTACCTCTGTTCAAGTGGAAAGTCAAAAGACGATGAATGCTTGGGAAGAGGCCATCGCTAGTCTAAATAAGGCTATGAGTGACTTCATCAACAATCAAAATCTCCAAGGTCAGGCCATCTCGAGTATGCGCACCTACCTAGTAGAGGTGCATGGGACTCTCCTTCAGACTCTGGTCAACCTGATGAATGACTACTCAACTAACCTCCTGCTGTACAAGGATGGTTACTACCAGATTGATGGTGATCTTCATACAAAGCTTCCAAGTAAGGTATTTACAAACCTTCATAGTGCTTTAAAGAGTTCACGGGACGATTTGAAGGGTGAGATTGAGCTCTTGAACACGACCAAGGACAAGATTTCAGACTTGGTGAGCTACGAAGGAAGCAGTCATACCAGTACGGTCATGAACTATAACTTTCTCATGAATCAGCTCAAGAACTTGGATACCTCCATCACTCAGTATGAAAGTAATCATGCGAGTCAGGATTTGGTTGCCTTTAAGGAACTCTTGTCTGCGACCAAGGCTTTGGTCGCAGAGCACGCAGGGAAGACACGTACGGTAGGGACTTATCAGTCAGGAGATTTTGCCAAACTCCAGTCTGTTCAACGCTTTGCGATAGCTTACAAACAGGCGACCCAGCAGATGGAGAGTCGTGTTGAGCGTGTACAAGCAGCCCAGGAGCGAGACAAGGTCCGTTTTGAAGCCTTGGCTACGGAGGATCGAGCCAAAAACGGTTGGAAAGACCTAGCAATTGGTGTGGTGACTGTTGCGATTGGTGCTTTAGCGATTTGGGCAACTATGGGGGCAGCGACACCCTTGGTTGTTGGGGCTGGCTTAACCGCAGGAATTGGAACAGCGGCTTATGGGGCGTCTAATGCAGGGGAAGGGATTCATAACATCCAACTTGGAAATGCAGGGGATGCCCATACGAAATCCTATAATCTCATCCGAGATACGCTTTTCATGGGGAATGACAAGCTGTATCATGATGTTGGGAATGTCTTTGTGACAGCGAGTGCCATCATGATTCCCATAGGGCAGACTCAGAGCGCTGTCAAGGGCTTGACCCAGTTTGCGATAGGGGAAGCCGGTGCCTATACAGCGGGTCAGGTTGCCTATCATGGGACCAAGCTCCTAGGTGGAAGCGAAGAAGATGCCCAAACCGCAAACTTTATCGGGAATATCGTAGGAGGTTATGCGGTCTCCTCAGCAGCCAGCAAGTTTAGTCTCAATAATGTGAAAAATAACGTATCTGAACAAAATTTTGCTAACTACAGAGAGTTTTCAACTACAAAGATTGATGACTTCAAGACAAATTTCAAAGATGTCGAGACTAGGATAACCGTTGAGACACGTAATGTAGCAGATGAAATTCAACGTATCCAATTAAAAGCTGTCGGTGTAGATGAAACTGGAAAAATTCGCATTCAAGATTACACGACTGCAAAAGATGGTTTATCCATTAAACGCCAAGATATTCTGGATAATCTATCAAAATATGGCGGTACTATCGTAGGTGAAGGAAAAGGTCGCTTTACAGGTGGCACTAAAATTGAACCAGGGACTCGGATTGATGTGATTTCCAAACCAACAGACAGTTTTACAATTGAGAAAGTATCAAGCTTTGACAAGGTGAAGCAGTATACCAGTGAATTATACAAAACTGACTTAAGTTTAGAAGAAAAGGTTCAAAAACTTCAAAAGTATTTTACTGAGCTTGATGATAAAGTAGATATCAATGTTCCTTCTGATGCACAATATGTTAAATCAATTGAAGATGGTTGGATTTCATATGATTGGCCAGAAAGATTAGGATTTAAAAAAGGAACTGTACATCCTATAACGAGAACTTCTGGTTTACCAGAGCGATGGGACCGGTTTGGACATATGGGAGGAGGTAACTTCTCGGATATTCCTAGCGAAGGACCATATACGTACAGTCAACGTTCAATTCCATATGTTGAAAATCTTAAAGCTTACCATAACGGTAACTTTAAAACCGATAGTTATTTTGATAAAATTGATGCTATCAGTGAAGGTGATATCAAGATTTTTAATAGGATTTTGAGAGAAGAAGGAATTGAAGGGGTGTCACAAGACCAATTTTTAGAGCTGTCGGATAAGTATCGAAAATATATATCCGATACATCTACTTCTTTGAGTATGTCTAGTGATGATATTAAGTATGGTGTTCATGGGAAAGCGGCAGAATGGGGTGATATGTCAGGTGGCGCTGAACAGATTGTAACACCTTTTGGAGGAATTGATATGCTGAATATGGGGATGATGGAGGAATTTAAATGA
- a CDS encoding DUF6572 domain-containing protein, which yields MTRQELVNFVNKHRDKIGIFHIAFDERFEGQFTLGYYYDEKSSQYKVYEVNERQDIWIRDEFKNESDAINRLYRLIKTKFWIKETPIQLDVSEIDAIGASDTDLELLLIDGNLWLPDTEEEHLLKLQEKLNNYIYFLESKQYVERYGDSFDKKVIHITFQYSPSDNGLAFLAAVQKVLQPTDMSLKVELPE from the coding sequence ATGACGAGACAAGAACTAGTAAATTTCGTTAATAAACACAGAGATAAGATAGGGATATTTCATATTGCGTTTGATGAACGATTTGAAGGTCAATTTACCTTGGGATACTATTACGATGAGAAATCTAGTCAATATAAAGTATATGAGGTTAATGAGCGCCAAGATATCTGGATAAGAGACGAATTTAAAAATGAAAGTGATGCAATAAATCGACTTTATCGTTTGATAAAAACAAAATTTTGGATAAAAGAAACTCCAATTCAGTTAGATGTTTCAGAAATTGATGCAATCGGAGCGAGTGATACAGACTTGGAACTTTTATTAATAGATGGCAATCTTTGGCTTCCAGATACCGAAGAAGAGCATCTCTTGAAACTTCAAGAAAAACTCAATAACTACATCTACTTCCTCGAAAGTAAGCAATATGTAGAGCGATATGGCGATAGCTTTGATAAAAAAGTCATCCATATCACATTCCAATATTCTCCATCTGATAATGGACTAGCCTTTCTTGCAGCAGTTCAGAAGGTATTACAACCGACGGATATGAGCTTGAAGGTAGAATTACCGGAGTAA
- the ftsX gene encoding permease-like cell division protein FtsX: MISRFFRHLFESLKSLKRNGWMTVAAVSSVMITLTLVAIFASVIFNTAKLATDIENNVRVMVYIRKDVADNSETIEKEGQTVTNNDYHKVYDALKGMSTVKSVTFSSKEEQYEKLTETMGDNWKIFEGDANPLYDAYIVDTNTPSDVKTVAEEAKKIEGVSEVQDGGANTERLFKLASFIRVWGLVIAGLLIFIAVFLISNTIRITIISRSREIQIMRLVGAKNGYIRGPFLLEGAFIGLLGATLPSVLVFIVYKMVYQSVNKSLVGQNLSMISPEIFSPLMIALLFVIGIFIGSIGSGISMRRFLKI; this comes from the coding sequence ATGATTAGTAGATTTTTTCGTCATTTATTTGAATCGTTAAAAAGTTTGAAACGAAATGGCTGGATGACAGTAGCTGCTGTCAGTTCAGTTATGATTACTTTGACCTTGGTTGCAATATTTGCATCTGTTATCTTTAATACGGCTAAACTAGCTACAGATATTGAAAATAATGTTCGAGTAATGGTATACATTCGTAAGGACGTAGCTGATAATAGTGAGACGATTGAAAAAGAAGGTCAAACTGTTACAAATAACGACTACCATAAGGTATATGATGCTTTGAAAGGTATGTCAACCGTTAAAAGTGTTACGTTTTCAAGTAAAGAAGAACAATATGAAAAGTTGACAGAAACAATGGGGGACAACTGGAAAATCTTTGAAGGCGATGCCAATCCTCTCTATGATGCATATATCGTTGATACCAATACACCAAGTGATGTAAAGACAGTAGCAGAAGAGGCTAAAAAAATCGAAGGTGTATCAGAAGTTCAAGATGGTGGTGCTAATACAGAACGCTTGTTTAAGTTAGCCTCATTTATTCGTGTTTGGGGACTAGTTATCGCTGGATTATTGATTTTCATTGCGGTGTTCTTGATTTCTAATACTATACGTATCACCATCATTTCACGAAGCCGTGAAATTCAAATCATGCGTTTAGTAGGTGCTAAGAATGGCTATATCCGCGGGCCTTTCTTGCTTGAAGGTGCCTTCATTGGTTTGCTTGGAGCAACACTTCCATCAGTTTTGGTATTTATTGTCTATAAAATGGTTTACCAATCGGTTAATAAGTCATTGGTTGGTCAGAACCTTTCGATGATATCACCAGAAATATTCAGTCCACTGATGATTGCTCTATTATTTGTGATTGGAATTTTTATCGGTTCAATCGGATCAGGAATTTCAATGCGCCGATTCCTGAAAATCTAA
- a CDS encoding DUF6572 domain-containing protein: METIYLSQKDMLEICQDGDKYFLRYPTFNITMPEVVQEIPKEAADSYMSGEHTGKELMNYAQYGFWKSKKQYTQEESDKIFIRNNPDLIFNDLSDNQKIFSPEEFNQIVTQVIVSKLKPSELDSIGVVDSHLELLLVDPIGWEEEIEAVHLKILQEKINNYIHFLESKQYVERYGDNFDQKVIHITFQYSPSDNSLALLATVQKTLQNTDMSLKVELPE, encoded by the coding sequence ATGGAAACTATTTATTTAAGCCAAAAAGACATGTTGGAAATCTGTCAAGATGGGGATAAGTATTTTTTACGTTATCCAACTTTTAATATTACCATGCCAGAAGTGGTTCAAGAAATCCCCAAAGAAGCTGCCGATAGCTATATGTCGGGAGAACATACTGGTAAAGAGTTAATGAATTATGCGCAATATGGTTTTTGGAAATCAAAAAAGCAATATACACAAGAAGAGTCAGACAAAATTTTTATACGAAATAATCCTGATCTAATTTTTAATGATTTATCTGATAACCAAAAAATATTTTCTCCTGAAGAATTTAATCAAATCGTCACACAAGTTATCGTTTCAAAACTGAAACCTAGCGAACTAGACTCTATTGGTGTTGTAGATAGTCATTTAGAGTTACTCCTTGTGGATCCAATTGGCTGGGAGGAAGAAATAGAAGCAGTTCATCTAAAAATTCTGCAAGAAAAAATAAACAATTATATTCATTTTCTCGAAAGCAAACAGTATGTGGAACGATATGGAGATAACTTTGACCAAAAAGTCATCCATATCACATTCCAGTATTCTCCATCTGATAACAGTTTAGCACTCCTAGCAACTGTTCAGAAGACATTGCAGAATACGGATATGAGCTTGAAGGTAGAATTACCGGAGTAA